The segment GATTATATGGAAATGTATTTTGTAGAGGATTATTCACTGGGTGAAATTTCCGATTTGTCTCTAGTTTCACGACAAGCGGTATATGATAATATTAGAAGAACAGAAAAAATGCTTGAATCCTATGAAGAGAAATTGCATTTATACGAGAAATTCATACAACGTGCTACCCTTATTGAAAAAATGGAGCAATCAGTTCCTGAGAACGAGAACAACTTGTTGAATATGATAAACCAACTAAAAGAATTAGATTAGGAGGACACCTTCTATGGCATTTGAAGGACTAGCTGATCGCCTACAAGGTACGATTAAAAAAATAACGGGTAAGGGGAAGGTTAGTGAACAGGACGTAAAAGAAATGGCGCGTGAAGTTCGTCTTGCCTTACTTGAAGCTGATGTTAACTTTAAAGTGGTAAAAGATTTAATTAATCGCATAAAGGAACGCGCTGTTGGACAGGAAGTAATGGAAAGTCTCACGCCTGGCCAGCAAGTTATCAAAGTTGTAAGAGAAGAATTAACCACGCTTATGGGCGGAGAGCAAAGCAAAATTGCCGTCGCTGATCGTTCGCCAACCGTTATTATGATGGTTGGCCTGCAGGGTGCGGGTAAAACGACAACGACAGGCAAGTTGGCTAATCATTTGCGAAAAAAACATAATCGCTCGCCATTAC is part of the Virgibacillus sp. NKC19-16 genome and harbors:
- a CDS encoding putative DNA-binding protein, with protein sequence MLEKTTRINYLFDFYQSLLTPKQRDYMEMYFVEDYSLGEISDLSLVSRQAVYDNIRRTEKMLESYEEKLHLYEKFIQRATLIEKMEQSVPENENNLLNMINQLKELD